A genomic window from Candidatus Andeanibacterium colombiense includes:
- a CDS encoding Bax inhibitor-1/YccA family protein: protein MAIWNEPRGSEQGFGATPRTSGSLAGGVTFDAGLRKHMLSIYNYMASGVLLTGLVAMLTASSGAVYAIMGSGLGIVVMLAPLAIVFAMSFGVNRFSTSTLQALFWGFAVLMGLSLSTIFLVYTGGSIAATFFATAGAFAGLSLYGYTTQRSLSGIGTFLFMGVIGLLIASVINIFLKSPALYWAISGLGVLIFAGLTAYDTQKLKEQYRYVGGTEFAGKAVVLGALTLYLDFINMFLFLLRFMGSNRN from the coding sequence ATGGCAATTTGGAACGAACCCCGCGGTAGTGAGCAGGGCTTCGGCGCTACTCCCCGTACCAGCGGCTCGCTTGCCGGAGGCGTCACTTTCGACGCCGGCCTGCGCAAGCATATGCTGTCGATCTATAACTACATGGCCTCTGGCGTGCTGCTCACCGGCCTCGTCGCGATGCTCACCGCCAGCAGCGGTGCGGTGTATGCGATCATGGGCAGCGGGCTCGGCATCGTCGTGATGCTCGCCCCCCTCGCGATCGTTTTCGCGATGAGCTTCGGCGTAAACCGCTTCAGCACCAGCACGCTGCAGGCGCTGTTCTGGGGCTTCGCGGTCCTGATGGGCCTGTCGCTCTCGACCATCTTCCTCGTCTATACCGGCGGCTCGATCGCGGCGACCTTCTTCGCCACGGCCGGCGCTTTCGCGGGTCTCAGCCTCTATGGTTACACCACCCAGCGCAGCCTGTCCGGCATCGGCACCTTCCTGTTCATGGGGGTGATCGGCCTGCTGATCGCCAGCGTGATCAACATCTTCCTGAAGTCGCCGGCGCTCTACTGGGCGATCAGCGGGCTCGGTGTGCTGATCTTCGCCGGCCTCACGGCCTACGACACGCAGAAGCTGAAAGAGCAGTACCGCTATGTCGGTGGCACCGAATTCGCCGGCAAGGCAGTCGTGCTCGGGGCACTGACCCTCTATCTCGACTTCATCAACATGTTCCTGTTCCTGCTGCGTTTCATGGGTTCCAACCGCAACTGA
- the proC gene encoding pyrroline-5-carboxylate reductase: MAFQSILLVGCGNMGGAMLAGWLAGGIPAANFTIADPRLEAAPDGVTLVREIPAEGHFDAILLSVKPQMLGDIAARVEPLAGPEATILSILAGVELATLAERFPRAAAVVRIMPNLAAALGKSPVALVGAGLSDEAPGAIDALMAPLGTAEWLEREDLMDVVTALAGSGPAFVYRFIDALAQGATALGLPAAQAQRLALSTVEGAAALAASSEHSPGELARRVASPGGTTQAGLDILDSGEALARLIEDTLRGARDRSAEMAVEARKQA, encoded by the coding sequence ATGGCTTTCCAATCCATCCTGCTCGTCGGTTGCGGCAACATGGGCGGCGCGATGCTGGCCGGCTGGCTCGCGGGCGGCATCCCGGCTGCGAATTTCACCATCGCCGATCCGAGGCTGGAAGCCGCGCCCGATGGCGTGACGCTGGTGCGCGAAATCCCGGCGGAGGGACACTTCGACGCGATCCTGCTCAGCGTGAAGCCCCAGATGCTGGGGGACATCGCCGCGCGGGTCGAACCGCTGGCAGGGCCGGAGGCGACGATCCTGTCGATCCTCGCCGGGGTCGAGCTGGCGACGCTGGCGGAACGCTTCCCGCGCGCGGCGGCCGTGGTGCGGATCATGCCGAACCTCGCCGCGGCGCTCGGCAAGTCGCCGGTCGCGTTGGTTGGCGCCGGCCTGTCGGACGAGGCGCCGGGTGCGATCGACGCCTTGATGGCGCCGCTTGGAACCGCCGAATGGCTCGAGCGCGAGGATCTGATGGACGTGGTCACCGCGCTGGCAGGCTCAGGGCCGGCGTTCGTATATCGCTTCATCGACGCGCTTGCGCAGGGGGCGACCGCGCTGGGCCTGCCGGCCGCTCAGGCCCAACGTCTGGCCCTGTCCACGGTTGAAGGCGCGGCGGCGCTCGCCGCTTCGTCCGAACATTCGCCGGGAGAACTCGCCCGCCGTGTCGCCAGCCCTGGCGGAACCACCCAGGCGGGGCTCGATATTCTCGATAGCGGTGAGGCCCTGGCGCGGCTGATCGAGGATACGCTGCGCGGCGCGCGCGACCGCAGTGCCGAGATGGCGGTGGAAGCGCGCAAACAGGCTTAG